A stretch of Macadamia integrifolia cultivar HAES 741 chromosome 7, SCU_Mint_v3, whole genome shotgun sequence DNA encodes these proteins:
- the LOC122085132 gene encoding expansin-A16-like isoform X1, producing MGIFQTTLFYLLLLNIGSITAKQEEWMSATATYSKETNGSIITEGACGFGDLHKKSYGMYGAGVSSMLFNRGRTCGGCFELRCVDHIRWCLQGSPSVIVTATDFCPPNYGLPSDYGGWCNFPQEHFEMSETAFAEIAVKKADIVPVQYRRVNCVRNGGLRFTISGSSYFYQVLITNVGLDGEVVAVKVKGSKTGWIPMGRNWGQNWQCNINLGRQPLSFEVTIASGRTVTSYNVAPANWQFGQSFEGKQF from the exons ATGGGTATTTTCCAGACCACACTTTTCTACTTGCTTTTGTTAAATATTGGCTCAATAACTGCTAAACAAGAGGAATGGATGTCTGCTACTGCAACATACTCCAAAGAAACAAATGGGTCAATCATCACAG AAGGTGCTTGTGGTTTTGGGGACCTTCACAAGAAAAGCTATGGGATGTACGGTGCTGGAGTAAGTAGCATGTTATTCAACAGAGGGCGTACCTGTGGAGGTTGCTTCGAGCTGAGATGTGTTGACCACATCCGCTGGTGCTTACAAGGGAGCCCTTCTGTTATCGTTACCGCCACAGATTTCTGTCCACCTAATTATGGACTTCCATCGGACTATGGCGGCTGGTGCAATTTCCCGCAAGAACACTTCGAGATGTCTGAGACAGCTTTTGCTGAAATAGCAGTTAAAAAAGCCGATATCGTGCCTGTTCAGTATAGGAG GGTGAACTGCGTGAGGAATGGAGGATTGAGATTCACAATTAGTGGGAGTTCCTACTTCTATCAAGTCCTGATCACCAATGTTGGGCTGGATGGCGAGGTGGTCGCAGTGAAAGTAAAAGGATCAAAGACCGGGTGGATTCCAATGGGAAGGAACTGGGGCCAAAATTGGCAATGTAACATAAATCTTGGAAGGCAGCCTCTATCTTTCGAGGTGACAATAGCCAGTGGTAGGACAGTTACATCTTACAATGTAGCTCCAGCAAATTGGCAGTTCGGTCAGTCATTTGAAGGGAAACAGTTCTAA
- the LOC122085132 gene encoding expansin-A16-like isoform X2, translating into MGIFQTTLFYLLLLNIGSITAKQEEWMSATATYSKETNGSIITGACGFGDLHKKSYGMYGAGVSSMLFNRGRTCGGCFELRCVDHIRWCLQGSPSVIVTATDFCPPNYGLPSDYGGWCNFPQEHFEMSETAFAEIAVKKADIVPVQYRRVNCVRNGGLRFTISGSSYFYQVLITNVGLDGEVVAVKVKGSKTGWIPMGRNWGQNWQCNINLGRQPLSFEVTIASGRTVTSYNVAPANWQFGQSFEGKQF; encoded by the exons ATGGGTATTTTCCAGACCACACTTTTCTACTTGCTTTTGTTAAATATTGGCTCAATAACTGCTAAACAAGAGGAATGGATGTCTGCTACTGCAACATACTCCAAAGAAACAAATGGGTCAATCATCACAG GTGCTTGTGGTTTTGGGGACCTTCACAAGAAAAGCTATGGGATGTACGGTGCTGGAGTAAGTAGCATGTTATTCAACAGAGGGCGTACCTGTGGAGGTTGCTTCGAGCTGAGATGTGTTGACCACATCCGCTGGTGCTTACAAGGGAGCCCTTCTGTTATCGTTACCGCCACAGATTTCTGTCCACCTAATTATGGACTTCCATCGGACTATGGCGGCTGGTGCAATTTCCCGCAAGAACACTTCGAGATGTCTGAGACAGCTTTTGCTGAAATAGCAGTTAAAAAAGCCGATATCGTGCCTGTTCAGTATAGGAG GGTGAACTGCGTGAGGAATGGAGGATTGAGATTCACAATTAGTGGGAGTTCCTACTTCTATCAAGTCCTGATCACCAATGTTGGGCTGGATGGCGAGGTGGTCGCAGTGAAAGTAAAAGGATCAAAGACCGGGTGGATTCCAATGGGAAGGAACTGGGGCCAAAATTGGCAATGTAACATAAATCTTGGAAGGCAGCCTCTATCTTTCGAGGTGACAATAGCCAGTGGTAGGACAGTTACATCTTACAATGTAGCTCCAGCAAATTGGCAGTTCGGTCAGTCATTTGAAGGGAAACAGTTCTAA
- the LOC122085148 gene encoding heavy metal-associated isoprenylated plant protein 30-like, translated as METVELKVEMAGIHEKRLRKCLSKVKGIEKVEVEVSSQKVVVTGYTHRNKILKALRRAGLKADFWSAQNELLNAYASASYGSLRINNFNLF; from the exons ATGGAG ACAGTGGAATTGAAGGTGGAGATGGCAGGAATACATGAGAAGAGACTAAGGAAGTGTTTGTCAAAAGTGAAAG GAATAGAGAAGGTGGAAGTGGAAGTTAGCAGTCAGAAGGTGGTAGTCACAGGGTATACTCATCGGAACAAAATACTCAAGGCATTAAGGAGAGCTGGTTTGAAAGCCGATTTTTGGTCTGCACAGAATGAGCTCCTCAATGCTTATGCCAGTGCCAGTTATGGAAGCTTGAGAATTAACAATTTTAATCTCTTCTAG